The following is a genomic window from Manduca sexta isolate Smith_Timp_Sample1 unplaced genomic scaffold, JHU_Msex_v1.0 HiC_scaffold_8, whole genome shotgun sequence.
tttttatattataaaactaaaggaCTCCTCCATGTCCATCTATTTGAATGTgataaagtcaaaaactactgtatggatttcaatgaaattttgcATGGAGAAAGTTTGAGAGAGAAATTATATAGCAGGACTTATATCCTGGAAAAACCTTAAAACAGGTGAAGCCGCAAACTATCTCTAGTTTATTTAGTATATTGTTTAGACCATATTTAATGAAGGAAATATATAttacacacactcatgccttttatccctgaagtggtaggcagacgcgcaactagtgcaccaaTGTACCCTGAGCATATTCCATCCTATGATGTCATAGAAGGTGACCCTAACATCTTAATAGGCACAAGGCATAAATTACAGACAGATACTGACTGGAGATATGACTGCCCGATCTGGGAATCAATCCTAAGATCTTAATACTACAgttgtaccataatacaactatgccaccaggGCAGTCAAagaaatttgtatattatgtatgtgaaCGAAAATCTATCATTTATCTACTTTTCAACTATCTCTTCTTTGGTACATACTTCAATTAagttaaaatgtaaaacaaatgaTGATGCTCTGTGGAGAAAGGCACAAACAGGTTTTAAATATGTGCAATCGTCTAATGCTGAATTCTAATTCCATATGACTTATTAGCAAGCCAGTGTTCCAGTCAAGTAAAAAATtctatgaattaaaattttaagattatctTGCAGAAGCCGTTGTTGGTGTGCGGTGAAGTCGAGTTCCGTGAGTTCCTGCAAGAGAATGTGCCTTTACTCGGCGAGCGCTACTGGCCGACGCCGTGGTGCGTCGAGTCGCGACTACAGACAGTGCTCGGTTCTCTCCTGCGCTCCTCTCTCTGGCCGCCTGTGGTGTATAGGCGGTGCGTAGTGCCATTCATAAGCAATGACTGCCTATGATCAAGTACATCCATATAGACATACCTAgggaataatttttaataatataaattctaaaatgaGTGCTATTATTGgcagtataaatatattttcgctCGGACAAATTTATTCATACTTTATTGAGTGCTTAAATTTTtcgatatatgtatgtacaaatgCAGTCACTATAAAGTGCAGAGCGATTTATTGTCACCATTTATGCAGAATAGTTTTGATGTGCACAAGGCCTGTCCACAGGGAGGTGCTGGTGTTATCCGACGGCGGTCAGGTAGCGCTCGACTGGGTGGAGCCGGAGGCGTGGGAGGTGCAGGAGCCTCGCGCCGTGCTGCTTGTGCTGCCCGGGCTCACCGGCAGCGTGCACGCTGACTATGTGCGCTGCTTGGCGGCGGCAGCGCGCAAACTTTCCGCGCGTTGTGTCGTTTTCAACAACCGCGGTCTTGGCGGCCTGCCCCTTACGGTAAGCTTCTTACTGGATGCCAGTTAGACAAcctataattgaataaatttcgTGTATTGAAATATGTATAATAGAGCAAAAAACGTGATGAACAAGGATGTATATTTTGATAACAGACCCCGCGGCTGTACTGTGCGGTGAGTCACGATGACCTCGCGGAGGTGGTGCGGGCGGTGCGCTCGCGCTGCGGCGATGCGCCGCTGCTGGCGGCCGGCGTATCTCTGGGCGGGTTGATCCTGGGCCACTATCTGGCAGCGCAGGGTGACCGTTCGCTTGTCCATGGCGCGTTGGTAGTGTCCTCACCGCTGGACGTGGTGAAGGGCTCGGAGTACATGGAACGTGTAACGCTGAACGCGCCGCTGTCGTATCATATGGCGCGAAATCTGCGCAATACCGTGCGTGCTCATGCTCCCCTGCGTGCCCTAGCTTTGCGACTGGGGCGGCGTGGACCGCGCGCGTTCTGTGCGCCAGTTCGACGCGGCGTTCACGGCTCAACATTTTGGTTTCGGGTCTGTAGAGGCGTACTACCGCGCCGCCACGCTGCGTGACAAGTTGGAGCGCGTGCGCGTGCCACTGCTGTGCCTGTGCGCTGCGGACGACCCTTTCCAGCCGTTGGACGCGATCCCGCTGCGCGAGGCGGAGCGTGCGCAGCGCGTGGCGTTGGCGGTGACGGCTCGCGGCGGACACATCGGGTTCCTGGAGGGGTGGTGGCCGGCGCGAGCGGCGCCGCATCAGTACATGAGCAGGTTGGCGGAGCAGTACTTCGCGGCGCTGCTGGCGCGGCCGGAGTTGCTGCACGCGGCGCCGGCGCCGACGCCCTGACCTCTCCTGGCCGCCGCTCGTATTGTGGTAAGTCTTATTTGTAGTACATATTAAATGTGGGTTTGATAGGTTAATAAATCCCCCGCTACTTCTCGTAATAATCTTATCGCAGTGAATGTCCATTTTAGGGATGACTAATCCGCATAGTTATAAAGGACTGTTTTTTACGCACGGTGGCCGTTCGTCCGAATATTAAGCCTAACAACCAAATATTCCTACTTATCGAGAAATATAATGatatggataaaaatatttataataatacaaaattaatcaaacactGATGCAAAAAGTTATATGTTCTCTATCATAATAAAGGTATACGTTTTTACACcgtaacaaataaatttcaattttcatttcattttaagcggcgatagcctagttgggtgtggaacggacggccgagacgaatgtccgcaggttcaaatcccaagggcacacacctctgacttttctaaaaaatcatgtgtgtattctttgtgaatttatcgttcgctttaacggtgaaggaaaacatcgtgaggaaacctgcacatctgagaagttctctataggaatttcgagggtgtgtgaagtctaccaatccgcactaggccagcgtggtggactaaggcctaatccctctcagtagtagaggaggcccgtgctcagcagtgggcaagtataatacagggcatatataatacagggctgatgttatttattattataaataaatttctatatttgttCAATGTCCTTAAACCTATTTATATATCTAAGTCTACACAATTCTTTATAGAGACATATACCGTGCGATTGTCGGACCTTCATTGATCCTACTCGACTCGTTAGTAATTACTCTGGCCATCACACGTGTATGCGCTGGCCCAGTTCAGAAGCAGGTACCTACGCCAGTCGTCACTTGAcactatcaataaataattctgcGCAGTGCGTCATCTGGCTTTAACTATGTtaattgataatgtttttaacgTACCTATTTTTGTCGAACCGAAACTGATAGAATGTCTCTATCGTTTTAGAAGTATGGATATggctaaactaaataaatttggGCTAAAAAGTAATAGAGCTTATTCAAAACTAAGTATTAATGTTACTTTAAAtctagatttattaaaaaaaaatgcaaagttAAGATGTCACACTTACGCGTTTTATacctgaaggggtaagcagaggtgcaaatCGTTCACACGCTATCTAcaatgtgtattccgtctcatgatgtgatgaggggcgagcctatcgccatacagagcacaaattccaggcttcACGATTGATatagagtagaaaaacccaataaagcTGTCCGATTCAGGGGTCGAACCCaaacctcagcactgtagtcgtacaGTAACAcaaactacgccactgaagcagttAAGATTGTTTAACATTCAAATAACAAGTAGATCGTATTTGGACACAATGTTTTTCGTTTTATTGCTTGAATTTAACAAAGTAGTTATTCTAAGAGCTAATGCGAAAGTCTATTTTGAAatgaatgtaattaattttattttaattaattagtaaaggTAAAAAAAGATATCCTATACCTATCTATGAAATAGGAAGAAAAGTTCGTTAATcggttttattcatttattataaataataacataattttatttacaaataaatcatttttaggtcttatacatacattaatgtattttagaAGACTTTAGCAAATACCTATTGCAAATGAATTTGACTAAACATACTTATGGAAATCCCAAGGCCGCCGCCTTGTTTTCTGAGAAACAATACTTGTGGCGAATACTAACAAGTATTCATATATTAACTTAAAAGAACTAACACTtcattatacacacattttgtttaTCAGAAAATAAGTAGTCTGGTGGCCTTTAGATTACAATCTATTCTACACTTTTACCAATGTCGGATTAAAATGTCTAAGAACGCTGAAATGTTctttaatctatttaatttgtagacttctttttgatttttaacattgtgtttaaaatatttcagataCGAGGgcatgcgcgggcgcagcgGGGGTGGTGCGCAGGCGAGCTGCAGCTCTGCGTCGTCTCGCTTCACGAGATAACTCTGCAACTAGTATTATTAGTTGTAAACGTTAGATATTTTGTTGCATTTTAAGATGTTTATACTGTTTCGGTTGTGGCGCACGAGGTTGTacaaaaagagttttatttctgTTAGCGATCTTTACACACTCGCCGTAGGTCTTGTTCGTGCTGCTTAGTCAATGCTACTTTAGAAGCGACGCAGCACACGTCTAATTGAACCCACgcgtatttattgttatttcctATAAGTGGATAATTGGACAATAAAGTACATATAAGTGGATAAGGTAGTTCCTATGTCGGGTTGGTTGTATCATGTTGTGTGTAGTAAGATATTGTATATCGAATTTACCGACCAGCAatcaatgttaataatatatctattgtttgtaaaattcCCAATGTCATGACATTAgaaggaatatttaaaaaataaggagAGATGTTATTAGACCAAAGAAAGCAGAGGGTTTGGTGACGTCGCGCTGTGACGCTTGATGCCGAGTGTGTAAAGTGGACGGTTCTTAAGGGTCACTACGACACAAATGGCGGCAAAGAGAATTCATTCGACAGCAATTTTATTCAGATGCTATCTTACGTATAAAGCTTTTAATTACTTTGAAGGAAAAATACATCTGCCGTAGTAGTCTGCGAAGCATGATTCATTTGACTAGATATCATCATTTATATTAGCCTAATTCGAATGAGCATAAAGCTGATATTCACTTGTTATCGAATATTTCTCCGCCGCCACTCGTCATCACTGACCCTAAAGGGCCGGGCTATGTTGTTGTTTCTGAATTATTACCGTTGTGTACAGACGCACACGAGTGTTTATACGATGTTGTGTCGCGCTGCGGCCGACGCGACACGACGCTGTTGCCGTGGAAACCACTGACGAGAGCGTCGTGTCGTCTCGAGGCTACAAACGTATGACAACGATGATGGTGCACTTAGTTTATATAATGTTAACGAACAATTTAGATTCTAGTTATATACACACACACGgctgtttatatattatatttattatgacattaaaaaaaattaaagacgtCGTAGCTCATTTTCATATCAATGTAAGTGACGAGATCGTATCATTAGGTGACAATGGTTTTTTACAAATGTTGCGCTTGTGATTTAACGTAATTAtacatgtatatacatatagtgCGCGACCGCGCATGCCGCGCCGGTCGCCGAACACGTGCTGTTTCCGCTGTGATAATAGTTAGTTATAATGTTGCACGCGAGCGCACGCAACGCCGCGGGGCGAGGGCGAGGCGTCAGCACCTGCAGGCGGTCAGCACGCGTCCAGGTCGTAGCCCAGCGCGCGACAGAAGGCGGCCACCACTTGCTCGGCGCGGTCGAGCCGCGCGGCGTCGCCGTGTCGCGAGTCGCGCGCCGCCTCCAGCGCGCCGAGCGCCGCCACGAACGCCTCCGCGCGCTCCACCGACTCCTCCTCCGTGCCCGCCGAGCCCGCAGAGCCCTCCGATGACTCTGACGATGTCCGACCTGTACAGATAGTCGACATTAATGTCGTTCGTGTCGCAAATGTTAGTTACGTCATCTCTGTAATGATTAcgcatttgtatttttttctgctcTTATGTCGCGCGAAAGTAACACATCTAATTTGCTAAAATAATGCGAAATCAATGTGCAAAGATGATACGTAAGTGTAACGACACGCGACGGACGATACGTCAGAAACGGGCTGCTCGTGTGCGCGCTTCGACCGTCCAGTCGATGGACGCCTACGGCACGGTACCGTCAGAGTAACATCGGCCACGATTcacttttaattgtaatttaaagaataaatatcgattgttatattttatacttcgaTGTTTTATTAGATATCAATCCTTACACATTTAGCAACTTTATTTTTGGTTGCATTTACGATGCGATATGAAGGCGGCTCCATACAACTTAAATACATGGTAAAGTTACATTCTGTAAAGCTGCTTCAAATAGTACTCACTAAGCGACGGCAGAGGGCCGTGATCTGGTCGCACACGCTCCATTCCGCGCCACGCGTGGGCGTGCAGTGCACCGCGCAGTCTTTCTACGCCGTACTGCTCGAGGAAGGGCCCTGGCGTCTCGGGAGATGCCTCCCGTAGCGCGACTAGCTCCCGGTGATGACTGGCAGCCCACGCCTCTAGCTCAGCATCAGGTTCGACACACGATGCAGCTACTAGCCGGACATCAGCGCCGCGTTCCGCAGCTCCGGCGCGTTGTTGCCGGCCTTCGGCACATGCCACCGTTGCACTACCACCGGTGGAACACTGCGCAATATAATAtcgttattttatacatttgctgttatgattttaaaattgtttaacaaccctgttataatatgtactagccattctaaaattaataatagctTTGCCCGCTGAATCCAATATACTATCCCAACTGTAAGTAAGAATactctaacccccttattcataaacgttttttatctaacgaccgagtaaggctgtgataacaagtctgtttctcagtgctgacggcatggcagtcttcgcagtcgTAGGggtgttgtgattggctaatattgaaatacaacaataataaccaatcacaacggcctatGTCtattctcagtgccgttgggcactgagaaacaggcttgttatcacagctttactccgtccttagataaaaaacgtttatgaataagggggtaagaataTAATACTGcaagaataaaccaataaaaataacttattgttaaacatatcaaaaaaacattattttgattggtccatctTCACTATAGATCACacaagattaaaataatttataggaaTTAGCtcttagtaaaaaaacaaaaatattggttACATTAAAacgacaaattataaattatttaatacacaatGGACTATTGAACAAACTACCAGATGCACTCACTTCTGTCTCAGTCAGATGTATGACATGAGCTTCTACTTTGTCAGGATCTATTTGCATTTGCTGCTGATCTGTGAGAGTATGTACTCTCACATCTgctgtgtaatatttattcactATTCTCCATACTGGGTCTGCTCCACTGTCATTCTTACAATAAGATTCTGTCACATCATTGTCAATTATTtctgaaaacaatataaattttcttttacatacatttttatcacaACGTGCATACAACCTTAGAAGCTGTAATAGCTATGTTCCAAGTGGTAAGTTTATTATATGCAAAAGGGCTTATATCAATAGGCCTAACCATCAGTTGAAACAGTGTCATTTCAATTTTAAGTACAATGTAGTTAATGTAATTACTGAGCAACAATAGATGATCTTAAAATGGCAAAATTCAGTTTATGTTATAGTTCTTTCTAAGATGTGATGTCTTCCATCATGTAAACTTGTTTAGTTCATTATTATACTGTTCCAAAAAGAAATGGCCACAAAACTTTGCAGactataaaatgtttgtgaGTAACGTCTTCGAAGGGCCATAGTGGGATTGGGTGCAAACTGCCAATAACTGGTTATTCTTTTAATAAGAACTTaatcttattgaaataaatttaacttcaaCTACTATCCATAAATGTATTAGTGAATCACTTGCCggacaacaaaattttatttaaacactaaAACATTGGCAATATTGTTAGActaatataagattttaaatggAGGTATAGTGCAAGAGATAAATACCGGCGATAAGTGAGTCAGCGGCGGCGGTGTCCGCAGCGCTCACGAGCACCACAGGTAGAGAATCG
Proteins encoded in this region:
- the LOC115450545 gene encoding LOW QUALITY PROTEIN: phospholipase ABHD3 (The sequence of the model RefSeq protein was modified relative to this genomic sequence to represent the inferred CDS: deleted 1 base in 1 codon) gives rise to the protein MLSLFMYILEVKKELLVGFSLSVLYITYYLVEVVKKPLLVCGEVEFREFLQENVPLLGERYWPTPWCVESRLQTVLGSLLRSSLWPPVVYRREVLVLSDGGQVALDWVEPEAWEVQEPRAVLLVLPGLTGSVHADYVRCLAAAARKLSARCVVFNNRGLGGLPLTTPRLYCAVSHDDLAEVVRAVRSRCGDAPLLAAGVSLGGLILGHYLAAQGDRSLVHGALVVSSPLDVVKGSEYMERVTLNAPLSYHMARNLRNTVRAHAPLRALACDWGGVDRARSVRQFDAAFTAQHFGFGSVEAYYRAATLRDKLERVRVPLLCLCAADDPFQPLDAIPLREAERAQRVALAVTARGGHIGFLEGWWPARAAPHQYMSRLAEQYFAALLARPELLHAAPAPTP
- the LOC119193622 gene encoding uncharacterized protein LOC119193622, which gives rise to MCSYDSLPVVLVSAADTAAADSLIAEIIDNDVTESYCKNDSGADPVWRIVNKYYTADVRVHTLTDQQQMQIDPDKVEAHVIHLTETECSTGGSATVACAEGRQQRAGAAERGADVRLVAASCVEPDAELEAWAASHHRELVALREASPETPGPFLEQYGVERLRGALHAHAWRGMERVRPDHGPLPSLSRTSSESSEGSAGSAGTEEESVERAEAFVAALGALEAARDSRHGDAARLDRAEQVVAAFCRALGYDLDAC